In Candidatus Cohnella colombiensis, one DNA window encodes the following:
- a CDS encoding beta-galactosidase: MINPNKPKIWYGGDYNPDQWEKPVWDEDLRMFKLSGIDVATLNVFAWAKNQPNEETYQFDWLDEMINKLHGDGVGVCLGTSTAAHPAWMAKKYPDVLRVDFDGRKRKFGGRHNSCPNSPTYRHYSVKMAEKLAERYKDHPALLIWHISNEYGGYCYCDNCAVAFQEWLKQRYGSLDTLNRAWNTSFWGHTFYEWDEIVPPSALSEEWRGWNGRTATNFQGISLDYCRFQSDSLLECYKLEYEVLKKHTPNIPITTNLMGAYKELDYQKWAKHLDVVSWDSYPGMDTPYSYTAMMHDLMRGLKDGQPFMLMEQTPSAQNWQPYNALKRPGVMRLWSYQAAARGADTIMFFQLRRSIGACEKYHGAVIDHAGHEHTRVFRECAALGSELHKLGDTLLDAHVKSKVGIIFDWDNWWAVELSSGPSIALKYVDEVYKYYDALYQLGITADMISVDTDFSKYDVIIAPVMYMVKPGVASRIEQYVEAGGSFITTFFSGIVNENDLVAPGGYPGELRKVLGIWAEEIDALLPEQSNSIELKSKLDGMKMSYSCNLLCDLIHSEGAEVIAEYGSDFYKGMPAVTVNRYGSGEAWYMATSPEGAFLQDWLKKLCADRGIQPALASLPSGVEATIREKDGQSYLFVLNHNADAMAVNVPAGYDLLTDRKLSGQTELPGRDLWIVKLD, translated from the coding sequence ATGATCAATCCGAATAAGCCGAAAATTTGGTATGGCGGGGATTACAACCCGGATCAGTGGGAGAAGCCAGTTTGGGACGAAGATTTACGCATGTTTAAGCTGTCTGGTATAGATGTGGCTACATTGAATGTATTTGCATGGGCGAAAAATCAACCCAACGAAGAAACCTATCAATTCGATTGGCTGGATGAAATGATCAACAAACTGCACGGTGATGGTGTCGGTGTATGCTTAGGTACGAGCACAGCGGCGCATCCAGCTTGGATGGCGAAGAAATATCCGGATGTGCTGCGAGTTGATTTCGATGGACGCAAAAGAAAGTTTGGTGGACGTCACAATTCATGTCCGAACAGTCCAACCTATCGCCATTACTCAGTGAAGATGGCTGAAAAACTCGCTGAACGCTATAAAGATCACCCTGCACTTCTCATCTGGCATATCTCGAATGAATATGGCGGCTATTGCTACTGTGATAACTGCGCAGTAGCGTTCCAGGAGTGGTTGAAGCAACGTTATGGCTCGCTCGACACGCTTAATCGGGCATGGAACACAAGCTTCTGGGGTCATACGTTCTATGAGTGGGATGAGATCGTACCTCCAAGCGCATTAAGTGAAGAATGGCGTGGTTGGAACGGTCGCACGGCAACGAATTTCCAAGGGATCTCACTCGACTATTGCCGTTTTCAATCCGATAGCTTGCTAGAATGCTATAAGCTGGAATATGAAGTTTTGAAAAAGCACACGCCAAATATTCCAATTACGACAAATTTAATGGGCGCATATAAGGAATTGGATTATCAAAAATGGGCGAAGCATCTGGATGTCGTCTCGTGGGACAGCTATCCTGGAATGGATACACCATATAGTTATACTGCAATGATGCATGACCTAATGCGTGGGCTGAAGGACGGTCAGCCATTCATGTTAATGGAGCAGACGCCAAGCGCGCAAAACTGGCAACCCTACAATGCACTCAAGCGTCCAGGTGTAATGAGACTGTGGAGTTATCAAGCGGCTGCACGTGGTGCGGATACGATTATGTTCTTCCAATTGCGTAGATCAATTGGAGCTTGTGAGAAATATCATGGTGCGGTTATTGATCATGCAGGTCACGAGCATACACGTGTTTTCCGTGAATGCGCCGCACTTGGTAGCGAGCTTCATAAGCTAGGGGATACGCTGCTTGACGCGCATGTGAAATCGAAAGTAGGGATCATCTTCGATTGGGATAACTGGTGGGCAGTGGAGTTATCTAGCGGTCCTTCTATTGCTCTCAAGTATGTAGATGAAGTTTATAAGTATTATGATGCTTTATATCAATTAGGAATTACAGCAGATATGATCAGTGTCGATACGGACTTCTCCAAGTACGATGTCATTATCGCACCTGTTATGTATATGGTGAAGCCGGGCGTTGCATCGCGAATTGAGCAGTATGTCGAAGCGGGTGGATCGTTCATCACGACGTTCTTTAGCGGAATCGTTAATGAGAATGACCTCGTTGCGCCTGGTGGATATCCTGGAGAGCTTCGTAAGGTGCTAGGAATCTGGGCAGAGGAAATTGACGCATTATTACCGGAGCAAAGTAATTCGATTGAGTTGAAGTCGAAGCTTGATGGGATGAAGATGAGCTATTCCTGCAACTTGCTTTGCGATCTGATTCATTCTGAAGGTGCTGAAGTCATTGCGGAGTATGGATCGGATTTCTATAAGGGAATGCCTGCGGTGACCGTCAATCGGTATGGTTCTGGTGAAGCATGGTACATGGCGACGAGTCCTGAAGGAGCGTTCCTGCAAGATTGGCTCAAGAAACTTTGTGCCGATCGCGGGATTCAGCCGGCGCTCGCTTCGCTACCAAGCGGTGTAGAAGCGACAATTAGGGAGAAGGATGGTCAAAGCTATCTGTTCGTGCTAAATCATAATGCGGATGCGATGGCTGTTAATGTGCCTGCCGGATACGATCTGTTGACAGACCGTAAGTTGAGTGGACAAACGGAATTGCCAGGTCGCGATTTGTGGATTGTGAAGCTGGATTAA